The following proteins are co-located in the Cytophagia bacterium CHB2 genome:
- a CDS encoding rRNA pseudouridine synthase: MRLNRYLAQSGLCSRREADRWIAEGRVKVNGKIVTELGVQVDGAVDVVVAAGEVLRPSLALTYIMLNKPAGYVTTASDEKGRLTVFHLVKTPVRVFSVGRLDRDSEGLLLLTNDGDLSYRLTHPRFKVKKTYRVALKEALDERAARALQRGVRIPEVRLPVSGELRFPNAEDRRFCEMTIMEGRNRQVRKMFAAVGFPVKRLQRIQIGPLRLGKLGVGEWRYLEQREVKLLNQATNGRDGNSQ, translated from the coding sequence ATCCGGCTCAATCGCTACCTGGCGCAAAGCGGTTTGTGCTCGCGTCGCGAGGCTGATCGCTGGATCGCCGAAGGCCGTGTCAAAGTCAACGGCAAAATCGTGACAGAGCTTGGCGTGCAAGTCGATGGCGCCGTGGATGTCGTGGTCGCAGCCGGCGAAGTGTTGCGGCCGAGCCTGGCATTGACGTACATCATGCTCAATAAGCCGGCGGGATACGTGACGACCGCCAGCGACGAAAAGGGCCGTTTGACGGTTTTTCATTTGGTGAAAACGCCGGTGCGCGTGTTTTCCGTTGGGCGTTTGGATCGCGACAGCGAAGGCCTTTTGCTTTTAACCAATGACGGCGATTTATCCTATCGCCTCACACATCCGCGCTTCAAAGTGAAGAAGACGTATCGCGTGGCCTTGAAAGAGGCGTTGGATGAACGCGCGGCCCGCGCGCTGCAGCGCGGGGTGCGCATCCCGGAGGTGCGGCTCCCGGTTTCCGGTGAGTTGCGCTTTCCGAATGCAGAGGACCGGCGTTTCTGTGAAATGACGATCATGGAAGGCCGCAATCGCCAGGTCCGCAAAATGTTTGCTGCGGTCGGTTTTCCCGTGAAGCGGTTACAGCGGATTCAAATCGGACCGTTGCGCCTGGGTAAACTTGGCGTCGGTGAATGGCGCTATCTCGAACAACGAGAAGTCAAGCTGCTCAATCAAGCAACGAACGGGCGAGATGGAAATTCGCAATAA
- a CDS encoding short-chain dehydrogenase, translating to MEIRNKRVLVLGGWGLVGMAVCRQFLTEQPDELIVASMTEQEAREAANQLRLECDGRCRLTPSWGNIFVRDALQGKSRTDILEEGSLRAMLIEDVLGDLTEAILERSLLFQIIQQYRPQVIVDCVNSATALAYQDVFAGYYRISSHLDAVKAGRTYSAPFVAEVEKLLCTLYIPQLIRHVQILYEAMRRARTEVYCKVGTSGTGGMGLNIPYTHSEEKPSRVLLSKSSIAGAHTMLLFLMARTPDAPITKEIKPTAAIAWKRIAYGPIMRHGKPIPLYDCPPEAALKLEAKLPLKEEQAQRSGWQPLNGEILKSVFVDTGENGIFSLGEFTAISDSGQMEFVTPEEIARNVMYEVKGGNTGHDIINALDNSVMGPTYRAGVMRATVLQQMKELVAEHGATSVAFELLGPPRLSKLLCEAHLLKLACTTLKSVRDLKPEELAERLETVITENAKLRAEIISIGIPILLRDGQRLLRGPEIKIPPFRGNNILDVTPAHIENWAHDGWVDLRAANMRAWQMRIQKIHEEIQAIPENETSSRFVRNRRYWLEEDLIDIGKLVGWIFSTEEKGARMKE from the coding sequence ATGGAAATTCGCAATAAACGCGTGCTGGTGCTCGGCGGCTGGGGGCTGGTGGGCATGGCCGTTTGCCGGCAATTTTTGACCGAGCAGCCGGATGAATTGATCGTCGCTTCAATGACGGAGCAGGAGGCGCGCGAAGCCGCCAACCAACTGCGCCTGGAGTGCGACGGGCGTTGCCGCCTCACGCCCTCCTGGGGTAACATTTTCGTGCGAGATGCGTTGCAAGGCAAGTCGCGCACGGATATTTTGGAAGAAGGGTCTTTGCGCGCGATGCTGATCGAAGACGTGCTCGGCGATCTCACGGAGGCCATTCTCGAACGCTCGCTGCTTTTTCAAATCATTCAACAGTATCGCCCACAGGTGATTGTTGATTGTGTGAATTCGGCTACTGCCCTTGCCTATCAAGATGTGTTCGCCGGGTATTATCGCATCAGCAGCCATCTGGATGCGGTGAAAGCCGGGCGTACGTACTCGGCGCCTTTTGTCGCTGAAGTTGAAAAATTGCTTTGCACGTTGTACATTCCGCAGTTGATCCGGCACGTGCAGATTCTCTATGAAGCCATGCGCCGGGCGCGCACGGAAGTTTACTGCAAAGTCGGCACGAGTGGCACCGGCGGCATGGGTTTGAATATTCCCTACACGCATTCCGAGGAAAAGCCCTCGCGCGTTTTGTTGAGCAAATCATCGATTGCGGGCGCGCACACCATGCTGCTCTTTCTCATGGCGCGCACGCCGGATGCGCCCATCACGAAGGAAATCAAACCAACGGCGGCAATCGCCTGGAAGCGCATTGCCTACGGCCCGATCATGCGGCACGGCAAGCCGATTCCGCTGTACGATTGTCCGCCGGAAGCAGCGCTCAAGCTGGAAGCAAAGCTGCCGCTGAAAGAAGAGCAGGCGCAACGCAGCGGATGGCAGCCGCTCAACGGTGAAATTCTCAAATCGGTTTTTGTGGATACCGGTGAAAACGGCATTTTTTCCCTGGGCGAATTCACCGCGATCTCCGATTCCGGCCAGATGGAATTTGTGACGCCCGAGGAAATTGCGCGCAATGTGATGTATGAAGTCAAGGGCGGAAACACCGGCCATGACATTATCAACGCGCTGGATAACTCCGTCATGGGGCCGACGTATCGCGCCGGCGTGATGCGCGCCACGGTTTTGCAGCAAATGAAAGAATTGGTGGCCGAACATGGCGCCACCAGCGTTGCCTTTGAATTGCTCGGTCCGCCGCGTCTTTCAAAACTGCTTTGTGAAGCGCATCTGCTCAAGCTGGCTTGCACGACGCTCAAAAGCGTGCGCGACCTGAAGCCCGAAGAACTTGCCGAGCGATTGGAAACCGTGATCACAGAAAACGCCAAATTGCGCGCGGAAATCATTTCGATCGGCATTCCGATTTTGCTGCGTGACGGCCAGCGGTTGCTGCGCGGGCCGGAGATCAAAATTCCGCCGTTTCGCGGCAACAATATTCTTGACGTCACGCCGGCTCATATTGAAAATTGGGCGCACGATGGTTGGGTTGATTTGCGGGCAGCAAATATGCGAGCATGGCAAATGCGCATACAAAAGATTCACGAAGAAATTCAAGCCATCCCGGAAAATGA